The Latilactobacillus sakei subsp. sakei DSM 20017 = JCM 1157 genome includes a window with the following:
- a CDS encoding universal stress protein, with protein MSILNMRRVLVGVDDSADALLAFEYAIKRAVKDDLELVIVSVLENDELNVYQALNKDYIHGQYNDLEKHVLDYQEQARAEGVKNVRAVIAEGEPGEAIIKEVIPKVQPDLLIIGSKAKEGIAKYFGSQAAYMAKYAPVPVLVVR; from the coding sequence ATGTCAATTTTAAATATGAGACGGGTATTAGTCGGCGTGGATGATTCAGCAGATGCGCTATTAGCCTTTGAATATGCGATTAAACGGGCCGTTAAGGATGATTTAGAATTAGTCATTGTATCGGTGCTAGAAAATGATGAGTTGAATGTCTACCAGGCTTTGAATAAAGATTATATCCACGGTCAATATAATGATTTGGAAAAACATGTTTTAGATTATCAGGAACAAGCGCGGGCTGAAGGGGTCAAAAACGTCAGAGCAGTAATCGCTGAAGGGGAACCAGGCGAAGCGATTATTAAAGAGGTGATTCCAAAGGTCCAACCCGATTTATTGATTATCGGCTCAAAAGCCAAAGAAGGCATCGCAAAATATTTTGGGAGCCAAGCAGCCTATATGGCTAAATACGCACCGGTACCGGTATTGGTAGTGCGTTAA
- a CDS encoding PepSY domain-containing protein, with protein MKKSPLLIGLLTIALLAGCSNQQAKQTASTKKATTVKQQTPTKLQPKVSLEKARELFKQQYPNADISELQLKKQLNKTVYHLTGLSDTEELEMQIDSQTGDISHLTKETLDTDEQHGVARQKERFDFKSLMTLEAAQKKAQHYFDGDVLEATLEKDDGVVYWEIEGHQKHQKMQVKIDATTGEVVDTELDD; from the coding sequence ATGAAAAAATCCCCCCTACTTATCGGTTTATTAACCATTGCGTTGCTAGCGGGTTGCTCAAATCAACAAGCTAAGCAAACAGCATCAACTAAAAAAGCGACCACGGTTAAGCAACAAACACCAACTAAGCTCCAACCGAAAGTGAGTCTTGAAAAGGCACGTGAGTTGTTTAAACAGCAGTATCCAAACGCGGATATTTCAGAATTGCAGCTAAAAAAGCAACTGAACAAAACGGTTTATCACTTGACGGGTTTGAGTGATACTGAAGAACTAGAAATGCAGATTGATAGTCAAACAGGTGATATCAGCCATTTAACGAAAGAAACCTTAGATACTGATGAACAACATGGTGTGGCTCGTCAAAAAGAGCGGTTTGATTTCAAATCGTTAATGACGCTTGAAGCTGCCCAGAAAAAAGCCCAACACTATTTTGATGGCGACGTCTTAGAGGCGACCCTTGAAAAAGATGATGGCGTTGTTTATTGGGAAATTGAAGGCCATCAAAAGCACCAAAAGATGCAGGTAAAGATCGATGCCACGACTGGTGAAGTGGTCGATACTGAGTTAGATGATTAA
- a CDS encoding YoaK family protein has protein sequence MTEKMAISDKILYGGLLAAAGGFDSYTFLVHGQVFAGLQTGNLILLGTHIGQMKWAVLMQHITPILAFMLGTILTRVVQHHFKEADSINKRQRLILGVEIAVLTVIAGISPYIPDLLASASVSMIAAAQLQEFRELNGGPFTSLMMTGNVRTLAESLYDGIFKKNTQALDKAWEIIRIIISFTLGAVMTGLCVSLLGERTIILSAVFLLVTLLILQVNPHKKI, from the coding sequence ATGACAGAGAAGATGGCAATAAGCGACAAAATACTATACGGTGGGTTATTAGCTGCCGCAGGGGGCTTTGATTCCTATACTTTTTTAGTACACGGACAAGTCTTTGCCGGCTTACAAACGGGGAACTTAATTTTGTTGGGGACGCATATTGGTCAAATGAAATGGGCGGTATTAATGCAACACATTACCCCTATCCTAGCTTTTATGTTGGGAACGATTTTAACGCGGGTTGTGCAGCATCATTTCAAGGAAGCTGATTCCATTAATAAGCGGCAACGATTGATCTTAGGCGTTGAAATTGCCGTTTTAACGGTGATTGCCGGAATCTCACCATATATTCCAGACTTGTTGGCGAGCGCATCAGTGTCGATGATTGCCGCCGCACAGTTACAAGAATTCCGGGAATTAAATGGGGGACCATTCACTTCATTGATGATGACTGGGAACGTCCGAACACTTGCAGAAAGTCTCTACGATGGTATTTTTAAAAAGAATACCCAAGCTCTTGATAAAGCTTGGGAAATTATAAGAATCATTATTAGCTTTACATTAGGTGCAGTAATGACCGGTCTTTGTGTCTCACTATTGGGTGAACGGACAATTATTTTATCAGCCGTCTTTTTACTTGTAACCTTATTAATTTTGCAGGTGAATCCCCATAAAAAAATCTAA
- a CDS encoding Nramp family divalent metal transporter — MNKVKGPKKHKLIEYANGPSLEEINGTVEVPEGKTFWKTLLAYSGPGALVAVGYMDPGNWSTSITGGQSFQYLLMSVILVSSLIAMLLQYMAAKLGIVTQMDLAQAIRARTSKSLGIVLWILTELAIMATDIAEVIGAAIALYLLFNIPLVIAVFITILDVMLLLLLTKVGFRKIEAIVVALIVVIFVVFAYEVALSNPDWAGVIVGLVPTAKTFATTPNVGGMSPLTGALGIIGATVMPHNLYLHSAISQTRKIDRNNEEQVAQTVRFSTWDSNIQLTMAFFVNALLLIMGVAVFKTGAVKDPSFFGLFEALSDTSTMSNGILASVARTGILSTLFAVALLASGQNSTITGTLTGQVIMEGFVHLRMPLWLRRLVTRLLSVIPVLICVMMTSNKPPLEEHQALNTLMNNSQVFLAFALPFSMLPLLMFTDSRVEMGDRFKNSLVIRVLGWLSVIGLTYLNMLGLPGQIEAFFGDQATAAQLALADKIAYVLIAAVLALLVWMIVELYKGNQRFEQQLAAQAAE; from the coding sequence ATGAATAAAGTTAAGGGACCCAAAAAGCATAAGTTGATTGAATATGCTAACGGGCCATCTCTGGAAGAAATTAATGGGACAGTTGAAGTACCTGAGGGCAAAACATTTTGGAAAACATTGTTGGCCTATTCAGGACCAGGTGCATTAGTGGCAGTGGGGTATATGGATCCAGGTAATTGGTCAACTTCAATTACAGGTGGTCAGAGTTTCCAATACCTGTTAATGTCTGTGATTTTGGTGTCTAGTTTAATCGCGATGTTGTTACAATATATGGCGGCTAAGTTAGGCATTGTAACTCAAATGGACTTGGCACAAGCAATCAGAGCGCGAACCAGTAAATCGTTGGGGATCGTGTTATGGATTTTAACGGAACTAGCTATTATGGCAACCGATATTGCGGAAGTTATTGGGGCGGCAATTGCGCTGTACTTGTTGTTTAATATTCCGTTAGTGATCGCGGTCTTTATTACGATTTTAGATGTCATGCTATTATTATTATTAACAAAAGTTGGTTTTAGAAAAATTGAAGCAATTGTTGTGGCGTTAATCGTCGTCATTTTCGTGGTCTTTGCTTATGAAGTGGCCTTATCAAATCCTGATTGGGCAGGGGTAATTGTTGGGTTAGTGCCAACTGCTAAAACATTCGCAACGACGCCCAATGTCGGTGGGATGTCGCCACTAACAGGGGCGTTAGGTATTATCGGTGCTACAGTGATGCCACATAACCTCTACCTCCATTCTGCTATTTCACAAACGCGGAAGATTGATCGCAACAATGAAGAACAAGTTGCGCAAACCGTTCGTTTTTCAACATGGGATTCAAATATTCAATTGACGATGGCCTTTTTCGTTAACGCACTCTTGTTAATCATGGGTGTTGCCGTCTTCAAAACGGGTGCGGTCAAAGATCCGTCATTCTTCGGATTATTTGAAGCTTTATCTGATACATCAACAATGAGCAACGGGATTCTAGCGAGCGTTGCGCGGACCGGGATTCTATCAACTTTATTCGCAGTGGCCTTGTTAGCTTCTGGTCAAAATTCAACCATTACAGGGACTTTAACTGGTCAAGTGATTATGGAAGGTTTCGTTCATTTACGGATGCCACTTTGGTTACGGCGGTTAGTAACGCGCTTGTTATCAGTGATTCCCGTATTAATTTGTGTCATGATGACCAGCAACAAGCCACCATTGGAAGAACATCAAGCTTTGAATACGTTAATGAATAATTCCCAAGTTTTCCTAGCTTTTGCCTTACCATTTTCAATGTTACCACTATTGATGTTTACCGATAGTCGGGTTGAAATGGGTGATCGGTTCAAAAACTCACTCGTGATTCGCGTGTTGGGTTGGTTATCCGTCATTGGTTTAACTTACTTAAATATGTTGGGCTTACCGGGTCAAATCGAAGCGTTCTTCGGCGATCAGGCAACAGCGGCCCAATTAGCATTAGCGGATAAAATCGCCTATGTTTTAATTGCAGCTGTTTTAGCCCTATTGGTCTGGATGATTGTTGAATTATATAAAGGTAATCAACGATTTGAACAGCAACTCGCGGCTCAAGCTGCGGAATAA
- a CDS encoding class I SAM-dependent methyltransferase has translation MDEVAEFWDNFAAEYYQIQKESQVPIVTDTERFLTEQRLLPTNSVVDLGGGSGRYLPILAQNSQQYTIVDISEQMLRYAQVENQALSEPRSVTYQQQSVADFCQQTPDQSYDLVWMALNPAVTADETLLNITQKSRQWCGLLRLTQNSDDLFAPLEQHFGIAEENPNIEPTIIPAVAKLLTSAGYQVRQQKFQYQTTETFDRAFLEAYYAEVPQVLLKAYLDRLFIDKKTRASTTTLEYTLLYWHV, from the coding sequence ATGGATGAAGTGGCTGAATTTTGGGATAATTTTGCGGCGGAATACTATCAAATTCAAAAGGAATCGCAAGTGCCGATTGTGACCGATACTGAAAGATTTTTAACAGAACAGCGCTTGTTGCCAACCAATTCGGTTGTCGATTTAGGCGGTGGTAGCGGCAGGTATCTACCAATACTCGCGCAAAATAGTCAACAATACACAATTGTGGATATCTCAGAACAGATGTTGCGTTATGCACAGGTGGAAAACCAAGCGCTATCGGAGCCGCGATCAGTGACTTATCAACAACAATCGGTGGCCGATTTTTGCCAACAAACCCCAGATCAAAGTTATGATTTAGTGTGGATGGCACTCAACCCGGCGGTAACGGCGGACGAAACACTACTCAACATTACGCAAAAAAGTCGGCAGTGGTGTGGTCTTTTACGGCTAACGCAGAATAGCGATGATTTATTTGCGCCACTGGAACAACACTTTGGGATTGCTGAAGAAAACCCCAATATCGAGCCAACGATTATCCCGGCGGTGGCTAAACTGTTAACAAGTGCTGGCTATCAAGTTCGGCAACAAAAGTTTCAATATCAAACAACCGAGACTTTCGACCGGGCATTTTTAGAAGCTTATTATGCGGAAGTACCGCAAGTATTGCTAAAGGCTTATTTGGACCGATTATTCATCGACAAAAAAACACGTGCCAGTACGACAACGCTTGAATATACGTTGTTGTATTGGCACGTGTAA
- a CDS encoding MarR family winged helix-turn-helix transcriptional regulator, whose protein sequence is MKDILRPIGVIARSLDSIANIEFKKFDLTRGQYLYLVRIAENPGIIQERLVELIKVDRATVTRAIQKLSRAGLITRQADETNLKIKHLYLTPAGQAIYPEIKRENDYSNQVALQGLTTAETQVLHELLTKVSTNVAADWEQVKKGQQRPY, encoded by the coding sequence GTGAAAGATATTTTAAGACCGATTGGCGTCATCGCTCGCTCACTAGATTCGATTGCTAATATTGAATTCAAAAAATTCGATTTAACCCGTGGCCAGTATCTCTATCTCGTTCGCATTGCGGAAAATCCAGGCATCATTCAAGAGCGCCTGGTCGAACTGATTAAGGTTGACCGCGCTACTGTCACTCGTGCCATTCAAAAATTAAGCCGTGCCGGGTTAATTACCCGCCAAGCTGATGAGACCAATCTCAAAATCAAACATCTCTATTTAACCCCAGCCGGCCAAGCCATCTATCCCGAGATTAAACGGGAGAACGATTATTCCAATCAGGTAGCGCTGCAAGGCCTAACAACAGCGGAAACCCAGGTATTACACGAACTATTAACCAAAGTCAGCACCAACGTTGCCGCCGACTGGGAACAAGTCAAAAAAGGGCAACAGCGGCCCTATTAA
- a CDS encoding baeRF6 domain-containing protein has protein sequence MLYPDSLTQLLTDSSQPVVSLFINLDTGGQALSANKIKLNSYAKQIRDQLLADHPDQAGLLKQVEACLSIAPQELAHVQSIAFYITENKCYHLILHYPINSEYFTIDAHPDLRPLSSELALSLNGTILNLNKTSFSLKTIQQNVIRDYPLPADAPTTIEKGIGTDRKGEVVQGFSSPTHSYVVKDNEQLIDQTNYFRVIDRYLTELLPQKAPIYVVTLPGNLNLFKELATNVNYQLDQTIQTSPESLTDDELLTTLLKDGRHSLRQEALALAERATNTYHSDPELGNPDIILSRINNRQLTALIVPTALTPSPTISADQIPVLNSLLVAAVKTGLALYPVPVENLPTGLIALGF, from the coding sequence ATGTTATATCCAGATAGTTTAACGCAGTTACTCACAGATTCAAGTCAGCCTGTTGTTTCATTATTCATTAACTTAGATACAGGTGGTCAAGCACTTAGCGCCAACAAAATAAAACTGAATAGTTATGCTAAACAGATTCGTGACCAACTACTTGCCGATCATCCCGATCAAGCAGGCCTTTTAAAACAAGTTGAAGCCTGCTTATCGATTGCCCCCCAAGAACTCGCTCATGTGCAATCAATTGCCTTCTATATTACTGAGAATAAATGCTACCATCTCATTTTGCATTATCCAATTAATAGCGAATACTTTACGATTGATGCGCATCCAGATTTACGGCCATTAAGTTCCGAACTGGCCCTCAGTTTAAATGGCACGATTTTAAACCTCAACAAAACGAGCTTCAGTCTTAAAACCATTCAACAAAACGTGATTCGCGACTACCCATTACCAGCTGATGCGCCAACAACGATTGAAAAAGGCATTGGGACTGACCGTAAAGGTGAAGTGGTCCAAGGCTTCTCAAGTCCAACCCACAGTTACGTGGTCAAGGATAATGAACAACTCATCGATCAAACCAACTATTTCCGCGTAATTGATCGCTATCTCACCGAACTACTCCCACAAAAGGCCCCTATTTATGTGGTGACCTTACCTGGTAATCTCAATCTCTTCAAAGAACTCGCAACAAACGTGAATTACCAATTAGACCAAACCATTCAGACCTCTCCAGAATCGTTGACGGATGATGAATTACTAACCACCTTACTAAAAGATGGCCGTCACAGCTTACGTCAAGAAGCTCTTGCTTTAGCAGAGCGAGCAACTAACACTTACCACAGCGATCCTGAATTGGGGAATCCCGATATTATTTTATCGCGGATCAACAACCGGCAATTGACCGCACTAATTGTGCCCACCGCACTAACGCCATCTCCAACCATTAGCGCTGATCAGATACCAGTCCTCAACAGCTTGCTGGTGGCCGCGGTTAAAACCGGTCTTGCGCTTTATCCCGTACCGGTTGAAAACCTGCCAACTGGCTTAATTGCACTTGGCTTCTAA
- a CDS encoding aldo/keto reductase, translating to MQKLSALTAPMTLSNGVTIPGLGYGTYQTPNEETKKAVLEALSVGYRHIDTAAVYGNEQGVGDALKESDIAREDIFVTSKLWNTERGYDATKAAFAKTIATLGVDYLDLYLIHWPANTKQFGAKAAELNAETWRAMEDLYNEGKIRAIGVSNFMPHHLDELMKTAVIKPMVDQIEVHPGWPQAEAVRYNQAHDILVEAWAPLGEASALSNETIAAIATKHGKTAAQVCLRWGIQQGVLPLPKSTHQERMAQNTDIFDFELTDAEMTQISALENLGGQCMVPDEVDF from the coding sequence ATGCAAAAATTATCTGCCTTAACGGCCCCAATGACCTTAAGCAACGGTGTTACAATTCCAGGATTAGGTTATGGCACATACCAAACACCTAACGAAGAAACGAAAAAAGCGGTTTTAGAAGCTTTATCAGTTGGCTATCGGCATATCGATACAGCTGCCGTTTATGGTAACGAACAAGGTGTCGGTGATGCTTTGAAAGAAAGTGATATTGCTCGTGAAGATATCTTTGTGACAAGTAAGTTATGGAATACGGAACGTGGCTATGACGCTACTAAGGCTGCATTTGCGAAAACAATTGCGACATTAGGTGTTGATTATTTAGATTTATATTTGATTCATTGGCCAGCAAATACCAAACAATTTGGAGCTAAAGCGGCCGAATTAAACGCTGAAACTTGGCGGGCGATGGAAGATCTATATAATGAAGGCAAAATTCGTGCAATTGGTGTTTCTAACTTTATGCCCCATCATTTAGATGAACTCATGAAGACTGCTGTAATCAAACCAATGGTTGATCAAATTGAAGTGCATCCAGGCTGGCCACAAGCAGAAGCTGTGCGTTATAATCAAGCGCATGACATTTTAGTTGAAGCTTGGGCACCACTTGGTGAAGCAAGTGCTCTTTCTAATGAAACGATTGCGGCAATTGCGACGAAGCACGGTAAAACAGCAGCGCAAGTTTGTCTTCGTTGGGGGATTCAACAAGGTGTGTTACCATTACCTAAGTCAACCCATCAAGAACGTATGGCGCAAAATACTGACATCTTTGATTTTGAACTAACAGATGCTGAAATGACCCAAATTAGTGCCTTGGAAAACTTAGGCGGTCAATGCATGGTGCCAGATGAGGTTGATTTTTAA
- a CDS encoding MerR family transcriptional regulator, with the protein MALSIGEVAQQYDLSIPTLRYYEEQGLLPFIKRSPAGRREFRQADLDCLCDIECLKKTGMQLKDIKQYIDWRTAGDETLDQRLALIQQRRQMLASEIESLQAELTKLDHKEWYYTKASEAGTEAIFTADCDTEYERAHQNK; encoded by the coding sequence ATGGCATTATCAATTGGCGAAGTCGCTCAACAGTATGATTTAAGCATTCCGACACTACGGTATTATGAAGAACAAGGACTGTTACCGTTTATTAAACGCAGCCCCGCTGGTCGGCGTGAATTCCGGCAAGCTGATTTGGATTGTTTATGTGATATTGAATGTTTGAAAAAAACGGGCATGCAGTTGAAAGACATTAAGCAATATATCGATTGGCGAACTGCAGGCGATGAAACATTGGACCAACGTTTGGCGCTTATTCAACAACGGCGACAAATGTTGGCCAGTGAGATTGAATCGCTGCAAGCAGAATTAACGAAGCTAGATCATAAAGAATGGTATTACACAAAAGCCAGTGAGGCCGGGACAGAGGCTATTTTTACGGCGGATTGTGATACGGAATACGAACGTGCTCATCAGAATAAGTAA
- a CDS encoding GNAT family N-acetyltransferase produces the protein MSIEKVTSKQLKALQTISIQTFTDTFGADNSEQDLADYLESAYSDTQLSSEIANPNSAFYFIKHNGNIAGYLKLNSNDAQTENPNPDSMEVERIYILPTFKRLGLGTQLIEYAIKMAQEAHKAHIWLGVWEHNTAALAFYTKLGFKQIGGHIFQLGDDAQRDLIMQKDLNLH, from the coding sequence ATGTCAATTGAAAAAGTTACCTCAAAACAACTTAAAGCATTACAAACAATCAGTATTCAAACCTTCACCGATACTTTTGGTGCTGATAATTCAGAGCAGGATTTAGCTGACTATCTAGAATCTGCCTACAGTGATACGCAACTTAGTTCAGAAATCGCTAATCCTAATTCAGCCTTCTACTTTATTAAACACAACGGCAATATCGCGGGATACCTTAAATTAAACAGTAACGATGCCCAAACCGAAAATCCTAATCCTGATTCAATGGAAGTTGAACGCATCTATATCCTACCAACATTTAAACGACTTGGTCTTGGCACACAACTCATCGAATACGCCATCAAAATGGCGCAAGAGGCCCATAAAGCCCATATTTGGCTCGGCGTTTGGGAACACAACACTGCCGCACTCGCCTTTTATACCAAGTTAGGCTTTAAGCAAATTGGCGGTCATATCTTCCAACTCGGTGACGATGCGCAACGCGATTTGATTATGCAAAAGGATTTAAACCTTCATTAA
- the efp gene encoding elongation factor P, with amino-acid sequence MIEAVNLRAGMTFEQDGKLIKVLEANHHKPGKGNTVMRVKLRDLRTGSIVETTMRPEVKVEQAMIDTKDVQYLYTQDNVAFFMDLETYEQYEIQTSAIEAELKYLLENMNCKIQFFGSEVIGVTLPTTVNLRVVETQPSIKGATVTGSGKPATMETGLVVSVPDFISADEILEINTQEGTYVKRAAK; translated from the coding sequence ATGATTGAAGCAGTAAATCTTAGAGCAGGTATGACGTTTGAACAAGACGGCAAATTAATTAAAGTTTTGGAAGCAAATCACCACAAACCAGGTAAGGGTAATACTGTTATGCGTGTGAAATTGCGTGACTTACGGACTGGTTCAATTGTTGAAACAACAATGCGCCCAGAAGTTAAAGTTGAACAAGCAATGATTGACACTAAAGATGTTCAATATTTATATACACAAGATAACGTGGCTTTCTTCATGGATCTTGAAACATATGAACAATATGAAATTCAAACTTCAGCCATTGAAGCAGAATTGAAATACCTATTAGAAAACATGAACTGCAAGATTCAATTCTTCGGTTCAGAAGTCATCGGTGTTACGTTACCAACAACTGTTAACTTACGCGTTGTTGAAACACAACCTTCTATTAAAGGGGCAACAGTTACAGGTTCTGGTAAACCAGCAACAATGGAAACAGGCTTAGTGGTTAGTGTGCCTGATTTCATCAGTGCTGATGAAATCTTAGAAATTAACACCCAAGAAGGCACATACGTTAAACGTGCAGCAAAATAA
- a CDS encoding glycerophosphodiester phosphodiesterase produces the protein MRRLFRFLKANFQAFGRHWSVYVLLVVSINLVLTSLIVPGLTWGVNRLLVVNGIGYLTYTNFVSVLTKHPLVLISLVLLVLLICGLVYIQMAFLFRQIKRIQEQTPASQWQLLKQSGHDLLTLKPLTMLIMIGYFLLILPFGQIIFKSVLLNKVTIPAFIIQDMWTTPKIWGPIILVYTLALILSIRLITFLPETIFNKKLSTTRLLQKCWQTTRGRFWRLLIKVGVLAIAITLVGVLSQLLFFNLQRYYDQNLPHYALLLAILNLFILEIISQILLAMSIVMILQLILKQAGYLVPSETRVKVILKQRSLRIRMRQGAAMLLLILVAAGVALYDYAYLEGAMDNRPALISHRGVDDGNGVQNTIPALQKTAREKPDYVEMDIQETKDHQFVVMHDNNLEELTGVNRTVHELTLAELTALTVRENGYSAKIPSFDQYLTAAEKAHQRLLVEIKVSPQDSPQMMTNFIKRYQQRLLKNGDRIHSLSYPVVAALKKQAPRLFVSFILPYNISFPETPANAYTMEATTLNTAFIDQAHAKKQAVYAWTVNDSDVMQRLLLTEVDGIITDNLSDLKAVVAENNDHPSYATRLLIYSSQLAGFSGESEN, from the coding sequence TTGCGACGATTGTTTAGGTTCTTAAAAGCGAATTTTCAGGCATTCGGACGGCATTGGAGCGTCTATGTATTATTGGTTGTGAGTATCAATCTTGTTTTGACGAGTTTAATTGTGCCGGGACTGACGTGGGGGGTAAACCGTTTATTAGTGGTTAATGGGATTGGATATCTGACCTACACGAACTTCGTTTCAGTATTGACTAAACACCCGCTCGTTTTAATTAGCTTGGTTTTGCTGGTGCTGTTGATTTGCGGGTTAGTCTATATTCAAATGGCTTTTTTATTCCGGCAAATCAAACGAATTCAGGAACAGACGCCAGCATCACAGTGGCAGCTTTTAAAACAATCCGGGCATGACTTATTGACTCTGAAGCCCTTAACAATGCTGATTATGATTGGTTATTTTCTGCTGATTCTACCGTTTGGGCAGATTATTTTTAAATCTGTTTTACTAAATAAAGTTACCATCCCAGCATTTATCATTCAGGATATGTGGACCACACCTAAGATTTGGGGTCCCATCATTTTGGTTTACACGTTAGCATTGATTCTGTCGATTCGCTTAATCACTTTTTTACCGGAGACAATCTTCAATAAAAAATTATCGACAACTCGACTCTTGCAAAAATGTTGGCAAACGACGAGAGGTCGGTTTTGGCGTCTATTAATTAAGGTTGGGGTTCTAGCAATTGCAATTACGCTAGTCGGAGTTTTAAGTCAACTACTATTCTTTAATCTACAACGATATTACGATCAAAATTTACCGCATTATGCACTCTTGTTAGCAATTTTAAATCTTTTTATCCTAGAAATTATCAGTCAGATATTGTTAGCGATGAGTATTGTGATGATTTTACAACTGATCTTAAAACAGGCAGGTTATCTGGTGCCGAGTGAAACACGCGTTAAAGTGATTTTAAAACAGCGGTCACTGAGAATACGAATGCGTCAAGGCGCAGCGATGTTATTGTTGATTTTAGTTGCCGCTGGTGTCGCCTTATACGATTATGCTTATTTAGAAGGTGCGATGGACAACAGACCAGCTTTGATTTCCCACCGGGGTGTTGATGACGGCAATGGCGTTCAAAATACGATTCCGGCCCTCCAAAAAACAGCGCGTGAAAAACCAGACTATGTGGAAATGGATATTCAAGAGACGAAGGATCATCAATTCGTCGTGATGCACGATAACAATCTCGAAGAATTAACCGGCGTTAATCGGACCGTTCATGAGTTAACACTAGCCGAATTGACGGCATTAACGGTTCGCGAGAATGGTTATTCAGCAAAAATACCAAGTTTCGACCAGTATCTGACTGCTGCGGAAAAGGCGCACCAACGATTATTGGTTGAAATCAAAGTTTCGCCTCAAGATAGCCCACAGATGATGACTAACTTTATCAAACGTTACCAGCAACGGCTATTGAAAAATGGCGATCGTATCCATTCGTTGAGCTATCCAGTCGTAGCGGCATTGAAGAAACAAGCACCGCGCTTATTTGTTAGTTTTATCTTGCCGTATAACATCAGTTTTCCAGAAACGCCGGCCAATGCCTATACGATGGAAGCCACAACCTTGAACACGGCCTTTATTGATCAAGCACATGCCAAGAAACAAGCGGTTTATGCATGGACGGTGAACGATTCTGATGTGATGCAACGCTTGTTATTAACCGAGGTCGACGGTATTATCACGGATAACTTGAGTGATTTAAAAGCCGTGGTCGCTGAAAATAATGATCATCCCAGTTATGCGACAAGACTCCTAATTTATTCCAGTCAGTTAGCTGGTTTCAGTGGCGAATCTGAAAATTAA
- a CDS encoding helix-turn-helix domain-containing protein, with amino-acid sequence MNIGHQIKQNRLKREWTQEYLAQLLNVSRSTVSNWEVGRNYPDLETIVAISDLFTISLDKLLREDSVMTKEVSKRMHMNKYYKIVLTMIAVILLGLVISNRRLNQLEQRYRENLSHYGWQLMPNGISEAKRNAYEIKSKGASYWTYIVPAGLNPIPFEEYKVNVIARQNKHVVDVLDSQHITVVFSKSNDAKLKYQGSVQVNLAGELIADQPRLTSAKKAYFKAYLKQRQKTYQALIQNSLQKKQEIITKR; translated from the coding sequence ATGAACATTGGTCACCAAATCAAACAAAATAGATTGAAACGAGAATGGACCCAAGAATACTTAGCCCAGCTGTTGAATGTATCACGTTCAACAGTCTCAAACTGGGAAGTTGGGCGAAACTACCCCGATTTAGAAACGATTGTGGCGATTAGTGATTTATTTACTATTTCTCTTGATAAATTATTACGGGAGGACAGTGTCATGACCAAAGAAGTTTCGAAACGGATGCACATGAACAAGTATTATAAAATCGTCTTGACGATGATTGCAGTTATTTTATTAGGATTGGTGATTAGTAACCGACGTTTAAACCAATTGGAACAACGGTATCGGGAGAATTTAAGCCATTATGGCTGGCAATTAATGCCTAATGGAATTTCTGAAGCTAAAAGAAATGCTTATGAAATTAAAAGTAAGGGTGCTTCATATTGGACCTATATTGTTCCAGCAGGCTTAAATCCAATTCCATTTGAGGAATATAAAGTCAACGTGATTGCACGCCAAAACAAACACGTTGTTGATGTTTTAGATAGTCAGCATATTACCGTCGTCTTTTCGAAGTCAAATGATGCCAAACTAAAGTATCAAGGTAGTGTTCAAGTTAATCTAGCAGGTGAATTGATTGCTGATCAACCACGGTTAACGAGTGCTAAGAAGGCGTATTTTAAAGCGTATTTGAAGCAACGCCAAAAGACTTATCAAGCATTAATTCAAAATAGTCTTCAGAAGAAACAAGAGATCATTACTAAACGGTAG